One genomic segment of Misgurnus anguillicaudatus chromosome 25, ASM2758022v2, whole genome shotgun sequence includes these proteins:
- the LOC129425578 gene encoding uncharacterized protein, with the protein MTDIYQMLRNAVTTTLIKHSHTDMMITSLLLVFLLTDFSGSEEVHIISKISVQKEQTIIIPCLYEANYASSPKYLSSGYYFIFSHYVHERISILDYKTKNIFTAILTDVKVSDSGYYWCGVQQPGSDHATSLYLEVIEGNTKLSVSSQNITGYEGESLTIQCHGASKLCKIGRACVKENRGTLNKPIVDISGDDKVLNVTFRGLQMEDAGWYFCSDGESQMPLYIHVKKPQYSNDSSDMPLYQTTSGVSIHFLWFLILLPIIICGVVKLLDFIKRKPKAADSDLYVSMKRKQLPKENSRGVQCENPYEVMTGSGIKNNPEDTKTYMLLW; encoded by the exons atgactgatatCTATCAAATGCTTAGAAATGCTGTGACCACGACCCTTATCAAGCATTCTCACACAGACATGATGATAACTAGTCTACTGCTTGTGTTTCTCCTAACAGACTTCTCAG GATCTGAAGAAGTCCACATAATTAGTAAAATTTCTGTTCAAAAAGAACAAACTATTATAATCCCTTGTTTATATGAAGCTAATTATGCTAGTTCCCCAAAATACTTGAGTTCTggttattatttcattttcagtCATTATGTACATGAGAGAATATCGATTTTGgattacaaaacaaaaaacattttcacagcGATACTAACGGATGTTAAAGTGAGCGACAGTGGTTATTACTGGTGTGGTGTGCAACAACCTGGAAGTGATCATGCCACAAGCCTTTACTTAGAGGTCATAGAAG GCAACACAAAGCTCTCCGTCTCCAGTCAAAATATAACAGGCTATGAAGGCGAAAGTTTAACCATCCAGTGTCATGGAGCATCAAAACTGTGTAAGATCGGAAGAGCGTGTGTTAAAGAAAATAGAGGAACCTTAAATAAACCTATAGTGGATATAAGCGGTGATGACAAAGTCCTGAATGTGACTTTTAGAGGACTGCAGATGGAGGATGCTGGTTGGTACTTCTGTTCTGATGGGGAATCACAAATGCCTCTTTATATTCATGTGAAAAAGCCCCAATATTCAAATGACTCCTCTGATATGCCACTCTATCAAACAAC GTCTGGTGTTTCTATACACTTTCTATGGTTTCTCATTTTGCTGCCAATAATAATCTGTGGAGTTGTGAAATTGCTAGACTTCATAAAAAGAA AACCGAAAGCAGCTGATTCAGATCTCTATGTATCCATGAAGAGGAAACAATTACCTAAA GAAAATAGTCGTGGGGTTCAATGTGAAAACCCCTATGAAGTTATGACTGGGTCTGGGATCAAAAACAACCCTGag